The Calothrix sp. PCC 7507 DNA segment ATAGCAAGTGGCGTCATAGGGCAGAGAGAGGAAAGAAATAACTCCTGACTCCCATCTCCTAACTCCCATCTCCTGACTCCTGACTCAGCACTCATTACTCAGCACTTATCACTCAAAAAATGGCAGTTACTACCCAGCAATTAATTCAATGGAAACAACAAGGCCGCGCCATCGTAGCGTTGACTGCCTGGGATTATGCGATCGCTCAACTTCTCGATGCCGCTGGTGTAGACTTAATCCTTGTGGGTGACTCTATGGCGGTAGTGCTGGGGTATGAAACAACACTGCCAATTACTCTTGATGAGATGATTTACCACGCTAAAGCTGTGCGTCGGGGAGTGAAGCGCGCTTTTATGCTAGTTGATTTGCCGTTTTTGACTTACCAAGAAAGCATCCCACAAGCGATACATTCAGCCGGCAGAGTATTAAAAGAGACTGGAGCGCAAGGGGTGAAGTTAGAGGGTGGCTATCCGGAAATGGTGGAGACTGTGGCTCGTTTAGTGAAAGCGGGAATTCCAGTTATGGGACATGTGGGTTTGACACCCCAAGCAGTCCATCAACTGGGTTTACGACAACAGGGTAAGACAGAAGCAGCTAGTGAGCGAATTTTACAAGAAGCGATCGCTCTCGAACAAGCAGGTGCTTTCGCCATGTTATTAGAGCATATCCCCGCAGATTTGGCAATGCAGATTACGCAAAAACTGCGGATTCCCACAATCGGTATTGGTGCGGGGGTACATTGTGATGGTCAAGTATTAGTTACGGCTGATGTCCTGGGACTTTCCCAAAAGCAGCCGCCATTCGCGAAAGTTTATACAAATCTGCGCGAGACGATTACCAAAGCTGTGCAGGATTATGCTGTAGATGTGCGAGAACGGAAGTTTCCATAATATATGAAGTGCGCTCTAGTCGCGTGGAAGTGTATCACTTAATAGAAGACCACTATGAATTAGTGCCAGCAAACGAACGCGGACATTACCCAATCAACGCTCTTGGTGTAGAGTTGGGTATTTGGTCAGGTCGTTATCAAAATGTAGAATTGCCCTGGTTGCGTTGGTGGGATGAGCAAGGGAATTTATTGCTGACTGGCGAAGAAAGAGCAGCACAAGCAGAGTTATTGTTAGAGCAGGAGCTTCAACAAAGGGAACTAGCAGAACAGAGGGTTGAACAGTTGGCGCAAAAGCTTAGAGAAATGGGTGTAAATTTGGATGAGTAAGTCTTAACTTTTATTTTGTCGTTTCTACTGGCAATAACTTGTAGCTAGGCGATAATCGAGCATATCTGCCAACATCAGCACATTTATGACCTGCTGCCTCAACCCAGCTTGCCACAATCCGCCTCATCCCGATAGCACACAGTTTTGCTCTAACTGTGGAATACCTTTAGTAGTGCTGAGAAACCGCTATCGTCCCATCAAATCAATAGGTGGTGGGGGATTTGGTAAAACTTATTTGGCAGAAGATATAGATAAGCTAAATGAAAAGTGCGTTATCAAACAATTTGCGCCGCAAGTTCAAGGAACAGCCGCACTACAAAAAGCCACAGAACTATTTGAACAAGAAGCAAAACAACTGCAAAAACTAGGGGAACATCCGCAAATTCCCACCTTGTTAGCGTATTTTGAGGAAAATAATTGCCTCTATTTGCTACAACAGTTTATCGACGGGCAGAATTTATTGGTTGAATTACAACAGCTAGGAATTTTCAACGAGCAAAAGACACGAAAAGTTTTAGTTGATTTGTTGAATATTCTTGCTGATGTTCACGCACAC contains these protein-coding regions:
- the panB gene encoding 3-methyl-2-oxobutanoate hydroxymethyltransferase, whose product is MAVTTQQLIQWKQQGRAIVALTAWDYAIAQLLDAAGVDLILVGDSMAVVLGYETTLPITLDEMIYHAKAVRRGVKRAFMLVDLPFLTYQESIPQAIHSAGRVLKETGAQGVKLEGGYPEMVETVARLVKAGIPVMGHVGLTPQAVHQLGLRQQGKTEAASERILQEAIALEQAGAFAMLLEHIPADLAMQITQKLRIPTIGIGAGVHCDGQVLVTADVLGLSQKQPPFAKVYTNLRETITKAVQDYAVDVRERKFP